In Paractinoplanes brasiliensis, the following proteins share a genomic window:
- a CDS encoding NAD(P)/FAD-dependent oxidoreductase, with product MTDIVVLGAGYAGLAAATNLAGRTRHRGDLHITLVNASYRFTERLRLHSTAAGHSTADFDLREVAAKAGVTFVQGWVTAAGTVRVDDDRTLSFDTLIWALGSTADTSDVPGAAENAYTLDSFADAEALAARLREMRTGAVLVCGTGLTGVETAAEIAERYPDLTVTLRGREEPGATLTPKARSYLMAVLTRLRVRVESGAEISKLLPGTADVVVWTAGTRVSPLAAEAGMTVDERGRIVTRPSLRSVSHPHVYAVGDAAAVRQRYGIMHGTCQSGMPTGVHAAVSIARELAGREPRPFRFGYYHAPISLGRRDAVVQFTRPDDSPRRAFLTGRAAVWYKETVTASPWPTFTRMVEHPGSASWWPRGGRFTR from the coding sequence ATGACTGACATCGTTGTTCTCGGGGCCGGTTACGCCGGTCTGGCCGCCGCCACCAACCTGGCCGGCCGCACCCGCCACCGCGGCGACCTGCACATCACCCTCGTCAACGCCTCCTACCGCTTCACCGAGCGCCTCCGCCTGCACTCCACCGCCGCCGGCCACTCCACCGCCGACTTCGACCTGCGCGAGGTCGCGGCGAAGGCAGGCGTCACCTTCGTCCAGGGCTGGGTCACCGCCGCCGGTACCGTCCGCGTCGACGACGATCGCACCCTGAGCTTCGACACCCTCATCTGGGCCCTGGGCAGCACAGCCGACACCTCCGACGTCCCTGGCGCCGCCGAGAACGCGTACACCCTCGACAGCTTCGCCGACGCCGAGGCTCTGGCCGCCCGGCTGAGGGAGATGCGAACCGGCGCCGTCCTGGTCTGCGGCACGGGCCTGACCGGGGTCGAGACGGCCGCCGAGATCGCCGAGCGCTACCCGGACCTCACCGTCACCCTCCGGGGCCGTGAGGAGCCGGGCGCCACGCTCACCCCCAAGGCCCGGTCCTACCTCATGGCCGTTCTGACCCGTTTACGCGTACGGGTGGAAAGCGGCGCCGAAATCAGCAAGCTGCTCCCCGGCACCGCCGACGTGGTGGTGTGGACGGCCGGCACCAGGGTCTCGCCTCTCGCCGCCGAGGCGGGGATGACGGTCGACGAGCGCGGCCGCATCGTCACCCGCCCCTCCCTGCGCTCGGTCTCGCACCCGCACGTGTACGCCGTCGGGGACGCTGCCGCCGTCCGGCAGCGCTACGGGATCATGCACGGCACGTGCCAGAGCGGGATGCCGACCGGGGTGCACGCCGCCGTGTCGATCGCCCGCGAGCTGGCCGGGCGGGAACCGCGGCCGTTCCGGTTCGGTTACTACCACGCGCCGATCAGCCTGGGCCGCCGTGACGCCGTGGTGCAGTTCACGCGCCCCGACGACAGCCCGCGCCGGGCCTTCCTGACCGGTCGCGCCGCCGTCTGGTACAAGGAGACGGTGACCGCCTCACCGTGGCCGACCTTCACCCGCATGGTCGAACATCCGGGTTCGGCGTCGTGGTGGCCGCGCGGGGGCCGGTTCACGCGATGA
- a CDS encoding RNA polymerase sigma-70 factor — MTVFDQHQRLLFSIAYRILGSATDAEDAVQEAWLKWSAADRSQVADPKAYLARIVTHQALDQLRAARSRRETYVGPWLPEPVLTADATEHDDVSTAMLVVLETLGPIERAVFVLKEVFDFPYGEIAAAVDRSEQAVRQAAHRAREHVRARRPRFLTDRGRQREVTDRFLAAAAGGDINGLLQLLAPDVTLWTDGGGKVRQARKPVSGAQRVAAWMAGVAGSPYEGIAPADMRAEVVEINGTAGVLFTGAGRVIATLTFDLGEDGLIREIYNVANPDKLRAVTRG; from the coding sequence ATGACCGTCTTCGATCAGCATCAGCGGCTGCTGTTCTCGATCGCCTACCGCATTCTCGGCTCGGCCACCGACGCCGAGGACGCGGTGCAGGAGGCTTGGCTGAAATGGTCGGCGGCCGATCGTTCACAAGTTGCCGACCCCAAGGCGTACCTGGCCCGCATCGTCACCCATCAGGCGCTCGACCAACTGCGGGCGGCCCGGAGCCGGCGCGAGACCTACGTCGGCCCGTGGCTGCCCGAGCCGGTGCTGACCGCCGACGCCACCGAGCACGACGACGTCTCCACGGCGATGCTGGTGGTGCTCGAGACCCTCGGCCCGATCGAGCGCGCGGTGTTCGTCCTCAAAGAGGTCTTCGATTTCCCGTACGGGGAGATCGCGGCCGCCGTCGACCGGAGTGAGCAGGCCGTACGCCAGGCCGCGCACCGGGCCCGCGAACATGTGCGGGCGCGGCGGCCGCGGTTCCTCACCGACCGCGGCCGGCAGCGAGAGGTCACCGACCGGTTCCTGGCGGCGGCGGCCGGGGGCGACATCAACGGGTTGCTGCAGTTGCTCGCGCCGGATGTCACGTTGTGGACCGACGGCGGCGGCAAGGTCCGTCAGGCGCGCAAACCCGTCTCGGGCGCTCAGCGGGTGGCCGCGTGGATGGCCGGGGTCGCCGGCTCCCCGTACGAGGGAATCGCCCCCGCCGACATGCGAGCCGAGGTGGTGGAGATCAACGGGACAGCGGGTGTGCTGTTCACCGGGGCCGGCCGCGTGATCGCCACGCTGACGTTCGACCTCGGCGAGGACGGGCTGATCCGGGAGATCTACAACGTGGCCAACCCCGACAAACTGCGCGCCGTCACGCGTGGCTGA
- a CDS encoding TIGR03668 family PPOX class F420-dependent oxidoreductase: protein MTPAERFATVEVARLATAGPDGPHLVPIVFALLGDRIVFAVDGKPKRSRALKRLANIAADPRVSVLADHYEPDWSRLWWVRADGTARVLEAYGEALEALKERYPRYRESPPAGPFVEITVERWSEWVSHA from the coding sequence GTGACACCCGCCGAACGGTTCGCCACCGTCGAAGTGGCCCGGCTGGCGACGGCCGGGCCCGACGGGCCGCACCTGGTGCCGATCGTGTTCGCGCTGCTGGGGGACAGGATCGTGTTCGCTGTGGACGGGAAACCGAAACGGTCGCGGGCGTTGAAGCGGCTGGCCAACATCGCGGCCGACCCCCGGGTCAGTGTGCTCGCCGATCATTACGAGCCGGACTGGTCCCGGCTGTGGTGGGTGCGCGCCGACGGGACGGCGCGCGTGCTGGAGGCGTACGGGGAAGCCCTTGAGGCCTTGAAGGAGCGCTACCCGCGGTATCGGGAGTCGCCGCCGGCCGGGCCGTTCGTCGAGATCACCGTCGAGCGCTGGTCGGAATGGGTCAGCCACGCGTGA
- a CDS encoding LLM class F420-dependent oxidoreductase, with translation MEFGVGYFPTHDGMRPGEIARRAEERGHSALFFAEHTHIPASRDTPWPGGAQLPQKYWHTYDLFVALTAAAEATSRLRIGSGVCLVTERDPITTAKEVASVDHLSGGRFEFGVGLGWNREEMLNHGTDPRVRVPVMTERIQAMREIWRHDEATYHGKYVNFDRIWSWPKPAQRPHPPILIGGGGPTVLDRVLDHGDGWFPQWRDENVFERITELRARADRYLQVQMLSVPADPKALEQCERAGIDRVSTWLPSGPWSRVEPALEKWEAAIGELTGR, from the coding sequence ATGGAATTCGGTGTCGGCTACTTCCCCACCCACGACGGCATGCGGCCCGGCGAGATCGCCCGGCGGGCCGAGGAACGCGGGCACTCGGCGTTGTTCTTCGCCGAGCACACGCACATCCCCGCGAGCCGTGACACGCCCTGGCCCGGCGGCGCCCAGCTCCCGCAGAAGTACTGGCACACGTACGACCTGTTCGTGGCGCTGACCGCGGCGGCCGAGGCGACCAGCCGGCTGCGCATCGGCAGCGGCGTCTGCCTGGTCACCGAGCGCGACCCGATCACGACCGCGAAGGAGGTCGCGAGCGTCGACCACCTCAGCGGCGGGCGGTTCGAGTTCGGCGTCGGCCTGGGCTGGAACCGCGAGGAGATGCTCAACCACGGCACCGATCCCCGCGTACGGGTTCCGGTGATGACCGAGCGCATCCAGGCCATGCGCGAGATCTGGCGGCACGACGAGGCCACCTACCACGGCAAGTACGTGAACTTCGACCGGATCTGGTCGTGGCCCAAACCGGCGCAGCGCCCCCACCCGCCGATCCTGATCGGGGGCGGCGGCCCGACCGTGCTGGACCGGGTCCTCGACCACGGCGACGGCTGGTTCCCGCAGTGGCGCGACGAGAACGTCTTCGAGCGGATCACCGAGCTGCGCGCCCGCGCCGACCGCTACCTGCAGGTGCAGATGCTGAGCGTGCCGGCCGACCCGAAAGCCCTCGAGCAGTGCGAGCGGGCCGGGATCGACCGGGTGTCGACGTGGCTGCCGTCCGGCCCGTGGAGCCGGGTCGAACCGGCCCTGGAGAAATGGGAAGCGGCCATCGGCGAGCTGACCGGACGGTGA
- a CDS encoding MGH1-like glycoside hydrolase domain-containing protein: protein MRNGVGERFRLAQADSGEEPWRAWGPYVAERAWGTVREDYSEHGTAWDYFPHDHARSRAYRWNDDGMAGICDDRQTFCFALALWNGRDPILKERMFGLGGDGGNHGEDAKEYWWYQDSTPTHSWMSWRYHYPQEPFPYDQLVRVNGHRSREESEYELIDTGIFDEDRFWAVTVDYAKASPRDMCVAVTVANRGPETASLHVLPTLWFRNTWSWGLPNRPVPSIEGSPGRLAGQHRTLGHLVLAGEADATPLLCDNETNAQRLWGQPGKSLYPKDGINDYLIGGAPTINPENVGTKGSLHYLLTLAPGESRTIRLRLAQDEDEIDRLDLGGGWAQVMRERRAEADEFFADLVPAAASPDEAAVARQGIAGLMWGKQFYHFDVRQWLTGDPGSAPPPPGRRFGRNNAWWHMNSFDVISMPDPWEYPWYAAWDLAFHCVSIARVDPGFAKSQLILLLREWYMHPNGQIPAYEWSFGDVNPPVHAWAALRVFEIDGGRDFDFLARVMHKLLLNFTWWVNRKDVGGNNVFEGGFLGLDNVGPFDRSAALPVAGALEQSDGTGWMAMYALNLLDMAIRLALHDRTYEDMATKFFEHFAYIAEAAYRQGLWDEEDCFFYDQLRLPDGHKLPLKVRSIVGLLPLAATTRLSAATLNRLPELHARLRWLQASQTEYADVISARRISPEGRQQRLLSMVGQDQLLRILARMLDPEEFLSPYGIRTLSRSHLEKPFTVSLGGSDFTVGYEPAESTSGLFGGNSNWRGPVWMPVNYLLIEALREYADFFGDDMKAEYPTGSQSKVPLAEVADDISRRLIALFLPDETGRRPIYGANPILQTHPDWKDLLVFPEYFHGDNGAGLGAWHQTGWTALVVDLILTLRRR, encoded by the coding sequence GTGAGGAACGGCGTGGGGGAGCGCTTCCGGCTTGCGCAGGCGGACTCGGGGGAGGAGCCGTGGCGGGCCTGGGGGCCCTACGTGGCGGAGCGGGCCTGGGGCACGGTCCGGGAGGACTACAGCGAACACGGCACCGCCTGGGACTACTTCCCGCACGACCACGCGCGTTCCCGGGCGTACCGGTGGAACGACGACGGCATGGCCGGGATCTGCGACGACCGGCAGACGTTCTGCTTCGCGCTGGCCCTGTGGAACGGCCGCGACCCGATCCTCAAGGAGCGGATGTTCGGCCTCGGCGGCGACGGCGGCAACCACGGCGAGGACGCCAAGGAGTACTGGTGGTACCAGGACTCCACGCCCACCCACTCGTGGATGAGCTGGCGCTACCACTACCCTCAGGAGCCTTTCCCGTACGACCAGCTGGTGCGCGTCAACGGGCACCGCTCCCGCGAGGAGTCGGAGTACGAGCTGATCGACACCGGCATCTTCGACGAGGACCGGTTCTGGGCCGTCACCGTCGACTACGCCAAGGCGTCCCCGCGTGACATGTGCGTCGCCGTCACCGTCGCCAACCGGGGGCCCGAGACGGCGAGCCTGCACGTGCTGCCGACGTTGTGGTTCCGTAACACGTGGTCGTGGGGCCTGCCCAACCGTCCCGTCCCCAGCATCGAGGGCAGCCCGGGGCGGCTGGCCGGGCAGCACCGCACGCTCGGGCACCTCGTGCTCGCCGGGGAGGCGGACGCGACGCCGCTGCTGTGCGACAACGAGACCAACGCGCAGCGGCTGTGGGGGCAGCCCGGCAAGAGCCTGTACCCCAAGGACGGCATCAACGACTACCTGATCGGCGGCGCCCCCACGATCAACCCGGAGAACGTCGGCACCAAGGGTTCGCTGCACTATTTGCTGACGCTGGCGCCGGGGGAGAGCCGGACCATCCGGCTGCGGCTCGCCCAGGACGAGGACGAGATCGACCGGCTCGACCTCGGCGGCGGCTGGGCGCAGGTGATGCGTGAGCGCCGGGCCGAGGCCGACGAGTTCTTCGCCGATCTGGTGCCCGCGGCGGCCTCGCCCGACGAAGCGGCCGTCGCGCGCCAGGGCATCGCCGGGCTGATGTGGGGCAAGCAGTTCTACCACTTCGACGTGCGGCAGTGGCTCACCGGCGACCCCGGCTCGGCGCCCCCGCCACCCGGCCGGCGTTTCGGGCGCAACAACGCCTGGTGGCACATGAACAGCTTCGACGTCATCTCGATGCCCGACCCGTGGGAGTACCCGTGGTACGCGGCGTGGGACCTGGCGTTCCACTGCGTGTCGATCGCCCGCGTCGACCCCGGCTTCGCCAAGTCGCAGCTGATCCTGCTGCTGCGCGAGTGGTACATGCACCCCAACGGCCAGATCCCCGCGTACGAGTGGTCCTTCGGCGACGTCAACCCGCCCGTGCACGCCTGGGCCGCGCTGCGCGTCTTCGAGATCGACGGCGGGCGCGACTTCGACTTCCTGGCCCGCGTCATGCACAAGCTGCTGCTCAACTTCACCTGGTGGGTCAACCGCAAGGACGTCGGCGGCAACAACGTGTTCGAGGGCGGCTTCCTCGGGCTCGACAACGTGGGACCGTTCGACCGTTCGGCGGCGCTGCCGGTGGCCGGGGCGCTCGAACAGTCCGACGGCACCGGGTGGATGGCCATGTACGCCCTCAACCTGCTCGACATGGCGATCCGGCTCGCGCTGCACGACCGTACCTACGAGGACATGGCGACGAAGTTCTTCGAGCACTTCGCGTACATCGCCGAGGCCGCGTACCGGCAGGGCCTGTGGGACGAGGAGGACTGCTTCTTCTACGACCAGCTGCGCCTGCCCGACGGTCACAAGCTCCCGCTCAAGGTGCGCTCGATCGTCGGCCTGCTGCCGCTGGCGGCCACCACCCGGCTCTCCGCCGCCACCCTCAACCGGCTGCCCGAGCTGCACGCCCGGCTGCGCTGGCTGCAGGCCTCGCAGACCGAGTACGCCGACGTCATCAGCGCGCGGCGGATCTCGCCCGAGGGGCGGCAGCAGCGGCTGCTGTCGATGGTCGGGCAGGACCAGTTGCTGCGCATCCTGGCGCGCATGCTCGACCCCGAGGAGTTCCTTTCCCCGTACGGCATCAGGACGCTGTCCCGCAGCCACCTGGAGAAGCCGTTCACGGTCTCGCTCGGCGGCTCGGACTTCACCGTCGGCTACGAGCCGGCCGAATCGACGAGCGGCCTGTTCGGCGGCAACTCGAACTGGCGCGGCCCGGTCTGGATGCCGGTGAACTACCTGCTCATCGAGGCGCTGCGGGAATACGCCGACTTCTTCGGCGACGACATGAAGGCCGAATACCCGACCGGCTCGCAGTCCAAGGTCCCGCTGGCCGAGGTGGCCGACGACATCTCCCGCCGGCTCATCGCGCTCTTCCTCCCCGACGAGACGGGCCGGCGACCCATCTACGGCGCCAACCCGATCCTGCAGACCCACCCCGACTGGAAAGACCTGCTCGTCTTCCCCGAGTACTTCCACGGCGACAACGGCGCCGGCCTGGGCGCGTGGCACCAGACCGGCTGGACAGCCCTGGTCGTCGACCTGATCCTCACCCTGCGCCGCCGCTGA